The Hordeum vulgare subsp. vulgare chromosome 7H, MorexV3_pseudomolecules_assembly, whole genome shotgun sequence DNA window GAAATCCAATGACACAACTGTTACCCGTTGCCATGTAACTCATCTGCACACCACTTAATACTTTTTTTTGCGGGGTTACACAACACTTGACACACTAACAAAAATGCAGAAATGTTGCTTAATTGCAAAAAAATCATGGTTTCATTATGTTGCATGCATTATATGTTTAGCCTTTTTATGCTTTTCCTAGAAAATAAATTAGTTTTTAGTGTGCTCAGCACATTATTACTCCATCCAATCCAAATTAATTGCCGCAGCTTTAGTACTTGTACTAAAACTGTGACAACTaatttggatcggagggagtaataaTTTTTATCAGTGTAAATTCATAGCGCATGGACTAGTTCTATATAACGAACTGTAAATTATGAAGTGGAAGTATCACAAACTGTAGGACACCTGGTATTTTCTGCTGCTGTTGTTAGAATCCAGATCTGGTCATGTAACATTTTTAAGGCAAAAAGTAGTTCCCCGTCAGATTGTTTTTATCAGAATAAGAAAATGTGCGACCAACCTGCTAGGTCTCCGGCAACCAACAATGTCCCAACCATTGAATTAGCCTTGTCTTTGATCCTTTCATTGTAGCTCTGTGCTTCTCCGCTTATCTTTTAATCCGCGTGTATTCTGGTCCCTCCTGATGATGGAGAGTATGTGCCTTCCCTTTCGGCCTTTGGCTTTGGGTGCACCCGCATGATTTCTAAATGATCAAGTAAAATTGCGAAGGCTGCTGATTGTTAATGATTCTTTATAGTGCTTATTACTCCTAGCATGTACCTATTTGTCTCAGCATATTGTGAACTAGCTCTGATTTTTAATTGCTTATTTATCATTTTGATCCTGCAGAAGGTAGTTGCTTTACCTTTATATAAAATGGTATGTTAGTCGGAGTTGTTACTTTTTTTTGCACACATCTGAGGAGCGGCCTCAAATGTCAGCAGTGTGAGCGATTCCCAAGCAATTAGTGCAAGTAAATAGTAATTGCTAACTGCCAGTCTGCCACATTATAATTTGAAGCGTGAAAGATTTACATTCACCTATCTGAATATTGCGTATTTTCAGTAACCTCATATAATCATGCATTTGTTAACTTCTACGTTGATTGCTCAAGCAAATACCAATGTATTTGTGTTTTCAGTATGTTGTGTGCTAGGGTTAGGAAGAGGTTCTCGCTCCTGTAGGCAAGATAGGAGAACTATTCTTTTATTTTCCTGCTTCCTTTTTTCCTTATAGGGTCTCCTCTTTGTATAGAGAACTAATAATCCAATCTAACATCTAAGTAACAAATCGTAGACATTATCTCTACAATTGGCTTAAGGCCCAAGCTACAAAGATACTATATTCCTGATTTAGATGAGAAAGTTTCAAATCGAGAGGTCACAGGCAACCTCTGCCAAACTTGGTCATGTACTGTGCGTACATAACAAACCAGCTCTTGCACAACTGAATGCTGGAATTTCTAGTACTACTCAAATTTCATCCTTGAATTATCTCATTTACAGATAACCCTGCCGACGAGCTTGTGAGCTTGATCAACGCCAACCGTACCGCCAGCAAGGCATCAAATCTTGCTGATAATCAAGGCCTTGGATGCATTGCTCTGCAGTACATAAAAGCATACGAGGGTCAGTGCGACCAGGTGGGTGGAAACAAGAAGCCTGTGGATTCCAGTTTCATCGACACATTTGCCCCAAATTGTGGTGTCCAAACTGCAAGCCTTGCCAAGATCACTGGGAGGCTCCTGGCGTGCCAGCCAACCTACCCACCTCCAGCACAGGCCTTCGACATGCTCATTGCTGATGAGAGGAGCCTCCAGGTATTGCATAGCAAGAACCACACAGAGGTGGGGGCGGCTGTCACCGGCACTTCTGGCGGCGGTCCGTATTTCTGGTGTGTTTTGTTCAGCAATGGGAAGCCAAACTCGAGCTTCACGGTAGAAGGGGGAGTTCCCAAGACTGCCCATCCTGGATGCTTCAGCGGCAACAATGACGAGTGCAGTGGCGCCATTTCAACCGGTGTGACTGCATGGACGCTGGTGTCGGCCATTCTTTTTGCTCTGGCTGGCGCCTTTACTTTGTGAGCTTGAGCAGAGATGCATCGGTGTACCATTCTTTTGCCGATTTTCAGATCTGGTAGAGCACGCTAGTTGCAGTGTCTCTACTTCACCGCAATTCTTTTGCTCCTTTTAGCAGGTGATTTCTGTAAGGACTAAAAGATCATGGCTTTCAGCATTTGTGACAACGAGTTTACCTGTGCAGGTTGTGCGTCTATGCATTTTGTGTAACTGAAATTGACCTTCCCTGTTCTTTTTTCTAGTGGGAACTTGGAAATCCATTAAACATCAAGCGCAGTGGCCAGCAGGTTTACAATACTGTTGGGGCAGTGGCCAGCAGGTTTACAATACTGTTGGGGCAGTGGCCTCTCAGAAAGTGTCATTAGGCTCAGGTGTAATTTCTGAGCTACAGAGTTTCAAAGTGCGCCGGCTGAAGGAGAAGGCATAAGAATCAAAGTTTAAAATGCATTGTCTTCGAGTGGGGCGTTTTGGAGCacgggctccatggagccctgttttttaaaatctcaaaattcatcaaaattcgtatttttacatttcaaaaaaaactgaaaaaatataTGGATATACATGAAGGCATAACACACGTGTGTGCAAATTTTTAaaacaaaatacgttgaaacgAGGTCTGTGTAAAAAAgacaattttttgattttttaacacatgatactattcatacCAAAAGTTCATAAATTTATAATCTTAAGGTATTTCATATTGAATTTTTGCACACATATACATTTCGTCCTAATGTACTTGCATATTTTTTAAAGATTTTTTtgaaatagaaattttgaattttgaatttttcaaaaacaaacAGCTCCATGGAGCCCGAGCTCCAATAGGCATTTCCGATTGTCTTCTAGTGTTAAAAAatgttatgggacggagggagtagattccTTCACCACCACCCCAATTGCCGCATTGTCACAGGCATTTCTGTTCAAAGTGCGCACAAGAGTTGAGGAGTCAGGCTCAAAGACAATTCTGTTAGCCCCAATAATGTTCATGTTAAACATAATATATTCAGATATTATGAGGCCTTG harbors:
- the LOC123411204 gene encoding uncharacterized protein LOC123411204, translating into MAVVPQPLLASALLALLLAAASAADTKNNPADELVSLINANRTASKASNLADNQGLGCIALQYIKAYEGQCDQVGGNKKPVDSSFIDTFAPNCGVQTASLAKITGRLLACQPTYPPPAQAFDMLIADERSLQVLHSKNHTEVGAAVTGTSGGGPYFWCVLFSNGKPNSSFTVEGGVPKTAHPGCFSGNNDECSGAISTGVTAWTLVSAILFALAGAFTL